The sequence below is a genomic window from Deltaproteobacteria bacterium.
GGCATAAACAACAAGAAACGCTCGTCTCGTTGACTTACTCATTATGCGTGTATAATCGATCTTCATGGATCATACAGATTTCACATACACGGCCCCTTTGGAGTACGGAACGGATGGAACCATTCGCATACATGGTTCTCGCGTCACGTTGGATTCTATCATTCATGCCTTCCAACAAGGGGCAACAGCAGAACAAATTCAGGATAGTTTCCCGTCTGTCAACTTGCAGGCTGTCTATGGTGCAATTGCGTACTATTTGGAGCAACGAGAGAAGATAGATGCATACCTCAGAGTGCAAGAGCAAGCAGCACACTCGCTCAGGCAAGACGTGGAAAGTCGCCCAGAGGTTTCCACTTTTCGTGAGCGAATTCGCGCGCGCAGGACGCAGAAGCAGTCACACTGAACTATACCTTTCCCCACTATGCTGCGTTTGTTGATTGATGAGAATTTCGATCAGCGTATTTTACGCGGACTTCGATTGCGTTATCCAAACCTCGACTTCGTGATTGTTCAGAATACGCCTTTGCAAGGGGTAAAAGATCCTCCCTTACTGGCTTGGGCCGCCGAACATCACCGCATTCTCGTCACCCATGATCTCAAAACTATTCCCCGTTACGCCTACAATCGAGTTGAAGCAGGGGAGCCAATGCCTGGTATCATTGCAGTCCCTGACTCCTTAGCTATTGGGCAAGTCATTGAAGAAATCGTCACACTCCTCGATTGTAGCGAACAAAGTGAGTGGACGAATATGGTAATTTACTTACCCTTGTGAGGAGCTATCTAATGAGCGAAACAAAACCCAACTGGCGCGAGCATGGCGTTCGTATTGTCCATAGCGATCAACTCGATCTTAACACCCCGCAAACCCCAGGCATGACGCGGGCGGCAGCGATTACCCATGCAACTGCTGGTACCAAGAAGCTATGGGCAGGCACGGTCAAAATTGAACCGAATGTGAAGACCGGAGCACATCATCACGGCGAGTTAGAGAGTATGATTTATGTCGTCAGTGGCAAAGCTCGTATGCGCTGGGGCGAGAAATTGGAATTCTATGCCGAAGCTGGGCCTGGAGATTTCATTTATGTCCCACCCTACGTGCCACATCAAGAGATTAACGCCAGCCCAGAGCAACCGCTGTCGTGCGTGTTAGTGCGCAGTGACCAGGAGCCGGTTGTGATTAATCTTGATATTCCTGTGGTTGAAGAACCGGTGGAAGTGACAGGGAGAGATGCGTTTCACCAGAAGCCAAATTAAGAAGCTGGGGTAAAAGGGGAAATGGGGAAATGAGAAAAATATGCTGCTTGCTTTTATCCTCCTTTTATCCCTGTTTTTCCTGTCCCCCGCAGCCCGCCCATCGTTTCGCTGTCCCATCCACGTCGACATTCCAGCAATGGAATAATGCGTTCACCAAAAGTGCGAATGCCCGAAACCCACTCTGGCCAGCTGAACAGTAAACCTTCGATGTTCGGGTCAGTGGCAATCGCATCAATCTTACGCGCCACAGCCTCGTAGGAACCAACCAGCGCGGGGAAACCCATAAACGCCATGTTCGCCACTTCAATATCACCAGCGAGCAACCCTGCATCGGCCGATGCAGATTCACGCAGTTGTTCAGTCGTACCGTCTTTCACTGAGTCGAGTGTTGCTGACTTCACCATGTTCTGAATCGCTGCCACATCGCCTTGCGCAGCAATCGTCTTGGCCTTCTGCCACGCAAGATCATCAGTTTCGTCAGCGACCAAATGCAACAGGGCAAACGTCCCAACGCGCGTTTTGTATTGTGTCGCCTGTTGGTGCAAATCTGCAGCAAGGCCCCGTACTCGTTCTGGCGCCGCCATCGCAAAGCTATAACCACCAATCTGTGCAACAAACTTGCGCCCAGCGCTCGATTGGCCTGCTGATACAATTGGAATCTCATGGGCTGGGGTCGGCAGACAGCTGCAATCAGCGAGATCGAAGAAGCGGCTCTGATGCGTCACTCGTCCATCTTTCCACAAGGCACGAAGGATCTGCACATAATCGAGCGCATACTCATAACGTTGCAGGTAATACTCATCGCCGCGCCACAATCCCATCTGTTCGTATTCAGGCTTGTTCCACCCCGAGACAATGTTCAACGCCGCGCGTCCATCACTAATGTCATCTAACGTCGACATCATGCGCGCCACATAGGCCGGATGCAGGGCAAGAATTGTAACAGTGGGAATCAAACCAATCCTATTTGTGACACTCGCCAAAGCTGACATCAGCGAGAACGACTCCATGCATGCGTCCCAATAGCCGGTCTCACCACCGAAGCCGCGAAACTTCATCATTGACAAGACAAAATCAAGACCTTGACGTTCAGCTTCAATAGTAACGGCTTTATTGAGTTCCCAGGTCGGCAAGTACGGAGGGATAGCTTTACTCATGATGTAACCGTTACTGCCGTTGGGTAAGAAGACTCCGAATTTCATGGCGAGGTTCCTCTGGTGTTGTTCGTTGTGTTTCTCAGCAGTGTGATGAACACAGCGGGAGGAGTTAAGAAATCTAAACCGATTTTCAGTTGGCTATTCCTCTAACATCACCCTCACCCGTACTCGCTACGCTTGTACTACCCTCTCCCTGCCAGGGAGAGGGATAGGGTGAGGGTCGAGAGTTGAAGAATGGTGAAGCTCCCTTTACGCCGGCACTGGCCTTGCTCGCTGATTGTACAGCAACTTGCGCAGGCGCTCCTGCTCTTCCTTAGGAAGTTTAGTCATGTCCATTTGCCATTCGTTGCCGACGGCCATACCTTTTTGTACCGCAGGACGTTCGGACAGTTCATCAAGCCAGCGCTTGGTGTACTTGAACTCCTCAATATCCTGTCCCTGTGCTTTCCATAGCACTGCCCAGGGGTAGCAAATCATATCAGCTATGGTGTAGGTGTCACCAATGAGATAGCGATTCCTGTATAACTGATTGTTAAGCACCCCAAAGATGCGGTTCACTTCATCAGTAAACCGTCGCACGGCATAGGATTGGTCACCTTGGCTCTCTCCCAGACGGCGAAAATGGCCACATTCACCGCTTTTTGGTCCCTGGTTGGCCATCTGCCATATCACCCATTGATTGACATCGTAGCGACTGCGGACATCCTGTGGATAAAACTTGCCCGCTTTTTCGGCGATGTACATCATGATCGCGGCAGACTCAAAGATGGTGATCGGGGCACCACCTCCTAGGGGTTTATGGTCAACCAGCGCAGGCATGCGATTATTCGGGCAAATCTTCAAGAATTCGTCGGTGAACTGATCTCCGCGACCAATGTTGCATTGCACCACGTTGTACGGCATCCCACACTCTTCTAATAAGATCGTCACTTTCTTCCCATTCGGTGTAGGCCAATAGTGTAGATCGATCATACAACCTCCTTTTTTTTACTTCGGGCGTTTAAGGAACCTCCCGTTCACCCTTCGATCCTTCGACAAGCTCAGGGCTCAGGGTGAACGGGTTTGCTCTCAATACCGGTAACACTTTCCGTTCATGCTGAGGGTGTCGAAGCATGAATCTTCTTTCTCACACTCCCTTATCTATACCGCGGCAACACATGTTTTCCGAAAGTCTCCACTTGTCGCTTCACTTCGTCGAGTGGCAGAAAGCCTTGGTCACCTTGCCAGACGAGCCACTCAGGGTGCACGTTTTCCACCATCGCATCCATGCTGCGGCGCACATCGTCAACACTCCCAAGGTAGGTGAAGTCAGCACGTTCCATGCGTTGAATGCTGCACTCTTCTGGCGGCAACATCATTTTTCCGCTCGGCCACTTTGCTTCATCCGCAGGCTCACGCCATGCTTCAAAGAAGCCAAAATGATAGAAGAACTTGCGGAACGCGACACCACAAATACCTTGTTCTGCTAGCGCCCGTGCCTTTTCTTTATTCTCAGCAAAATACATCGCCCGCAACACGCCGACGCTTTCGCCGAGCTTGACGGTACGTCCGGCTTTGGTTGCTTCTTCGTGATACGCTTCGACTAACTTGCGCACTTGCGGCGGTTGCGAAATCAAGATCGTCGGCGTAATCCCTTCACGTGCACACCAACGCACGGTTTCCTCACTAATAGAGAAGGCTTGGAACAATGGCGGATGGGGCCGTTGATACGGCTTCGGCACGACATTGATCTTTTGGATACGCCCCTGATCATCGACTTCACCGGGGAATCCATACTCGCGAGTCCACTCATGCGCAGCCCACGGCGTACCTTCTTGGGGATACGGATATTCGTAATACTTGCCTTTGAAACGAAACGGCTCATCACCCCACGCGAGTTTCAAGAAGCGGTAAACTTCCTCAAATGCCTCGCGATTCACCCGGTCGCCTTCGCTTTTGTCACTGGCAGTGGCACCTACATGAATGAGCTGCGCCATCTGATTGAGCCAGCGGGTTTGATAGCCACGGGCGAAACCAACGAATGTTCGGCCTTTGGTCAGTTGATCAAGCCAGGCAATTTCCAATGCAAGTCGCAGCGGATTCCAGCCCGGCAGCACATAACCAATGGGGCCGACCTTGATACGTTTGGTGTTATGAATGACGTGCTGAGTAAGCACTGGCAAACTGCCAATCTCAATCCCTTCACTATGTAGATGATGCTCAGGGAAACAGACGGCATCAAAACCGACCTCCTCAGCCAGCTGGCTGACTTGAACCACTTCATCGATCATCCGCTGCCAACGTTCAGGCTGCATCGCAATTGGACGCTGCGAGCGGCGCTCTTCGATGGTTGCAGGGAGGGTTGGCAGGAAAAAGTACATTGCTTTCATAGGGTCTCCTTATGGTTGTTCGTCGAATACTAGCGTGGATCGTTCGGAAGTCGGCGTTGGGTGAAACCGACGACCATGCCGAACGCCTGCTCTGGGCCGAGCACGATTGTATCAGCGTCCTCGGTTTCGGGCTTCATCTGTTTACTTTGCAGAAACTCACGCGCCTTGCCAAGATTAAGCGTCTTGAAGATCAGTGAGTGAAAGCCCTCGCCATTTTGCTCCAAGTCGCGTCCTTCTGGGCTTGTCAGCGACTGAGGATGGATCAGTTCAATCACCGTGTCTTCACCGACGGCAACGAAGGCGCTGTGCTTGCGGCCCCGAACCTCTTCCTCATGTATCAGGGTTCCATCTAGGATGTCGCAATACAGTCGCTTTGCTTTGTTCAAGTCGCCGACGACTACACCAATGTGTGAGGCGCCCTCAATCCCTAGTGGATGTTCACGCCAGGGTTTATTTGACCAGTCCGGTTCAAAACGGGGATCTTTAGCAAAATCACCATTCAGGGCAAACTCCAACTGGCCTGGTGTTTCGCGCGGATGCGTCCAGACCGCATCCATCTTATGCGGTGGTTTCACCTGCGTACCGACGATATTGTACTGCCGCAAGTTCGCTTGATCGAGCCGTGCGGAGATTGCCTCGACATCATCGACGTACCACGCCAGGGAATGGAAATGCTGACCAAAACGGTCGTGGAATTTTTTGACTGAGAGGTTACGCAAGTTTTCCCGCTTGGCAGGCATCATCGGTTCCATGAGGACCTCACCGATCACGAGGAGTGACGCGTCGCGTCCTGCTAACTTTTCGTAACCCTTGTAGAAACGCTTGCACGAAAACACATCGTCGTACCACTTATCAACTGCGTCGAGATCGTCCACCACATGCGTCAGGTGGAACAACTTACCAATCTTGAACATGCGAGCCTCCTTTGGGCGCTACTACGCGCCACCTCGTCTAAGCGGGGCATCTGGCCCCCTACTGTGCCATGTCACGAGGGGCTCAGACAAGATGCGACAAAACTATAAAAAAAGCCGTCGTAGCGTGTGGCATTATCTTTCAGAGTTCCTTCCCCCCGTCAGGGGGGAAGGTCTTTTAGGGGTAGGCTTTTACGCTGAGAAGAGACGAGACGTCATTCCCGCGAATGTGGGAATCCAGGGAGAATAGGCAATCGTTCAGGGGTGAAGCTCCTGGATGCCCGCCTGCGCGGGCATGACGAACACGCGGCTCCTCACGAGGGGAAATCCGCGCCAATTGAGGCTTGGATAAAAAACCTACCCTTATGAGGAAGGAGAGTTGCGGTGAGACCTCCATCCTGCTGGAGGTTTTCTATAAGGGCTCTGTTTCGCAACCTCTTGACGCCACCATCAGCATCACAGTAAGGAGGAGCCTCGCGCGCACAACGCAAAGGAGGGCCGTATGAAAGTAGGAATGACCTTACAACTTACCAGCTTTAACAATAAACCAGACTCAGAAACCTATCGGGATGAACTGGCAATTGCAGATATGGCGGAAGGGCTGAACTTCGATTCCGTCTGGACTCTCGACCATCACTTTACTGGGTATGTGATGTCACCTGACCCTTGCTCATTGCTCATGTATGTGGCTGGTCGCACGAAACGCATCCAGCTTGGCACTGCGGTGATCGTGCTGCCGTGGCATGACCCCGTTGAGGTGGCAGAGAAAATCGCCCTGTTAGATACCGTCTCAGGAGGACGGACGATTTTCGGTTTTGGTCGTGGTGCGGCATCGATTGAATACGCCGGATTCCGTATTCCGATGGAAGAAGCGCGTGAACGCTTTGTCGAAAGCGCAATGATTATTCGTAAGGGACTGACGCAAGAAAGTTTCTCGTTCGATGGCAAATACTACAAGGTCCCAGAGATTCAGATTCGTCCACGAGCGATCTCGCATCCTGAGAAGCGCTTCTATGCGTCAACGATCAGTCCGGAGTCAGCAGAAATCATGGCCAAGATGGGCTTCGGCGTGTTGATCGTTGCCCAGCGCAGTTGGGAAGACACAGCGACTGATTATCGCCGCTATTGCGATGCTGCACAAGCGAATGGGCATACCCCACGGCCACCGATCGGACTCTTTAACGTGCTTGTGGCAGATGATGCGCACGAAGCTGAGGATCTCGGAGCAACGCATTTAGGAGCGATGTTCGATTCCATCGACCGACATTACAAATTTTCCGATGGTCATTTATCTGGCGTGAAAGGATACGAATTCTACGCCAAGCTCGCCAAGACCTACACCAAGCTCAGTGTCGATGAGCAAGCGAAAGTCAAAGCCATTGAGTTTTATCGCAGCTTACACGCGGCTGGAACTCCGGCGCAGGTTTTAGAAAAATTCCGCTACATTCATCACACCGTGCCACTCGAACACGCCATTGGTACATTTGCTTTCGGGGGTCTGCCGTATGCGAAATTAGAACGCAGCTTCAAGTTGTTTGCTGAAAAGGTGCTGCCGGTGCTACAGAATGATCCGGCGTTCAAACTGCCTAAGGAACAAGCGCGGTACGCTGAGATGCACGCGCAGGCATAAACAAAACAAAAAGAAGAAACGGAGAATCGGAGACAGGGAGAACCGGCGACCTCTCCCCCATTTTCTGCACCGATTCTCCGATTTCCCGGCTCTCCGATTCTGCTTTTACATTCCCCTCGCCAACGGTCCGCGCAGTAACTTCCCTGGTAGTGCACCAGTGTGTTCGTTGTTGCGCAACACGACCTGGCCGTTGACCACGGTCGCCAAGAAACCCGCCGCCTTCTGTTTGAGACGACGTGCGCCTGCAGGCAGATCAAAAACCAACTCTGGCATCATCGGTGCCACGGTGTCTGGATTGAATACGATCACGTCAGCATTCCAGCCTTCGCGTAACAACCCGCGACCACTCAATCCCCACTGCGACGCCGGAACGAAGCTGAGCATACGCACTGCTTCTTCTAAAGTCAGGGCTTGTTTCTGTCGCACCCAATAGCTCAGCAAGTGCGTCTGCAACGACGAGTCCATGATCTGTGACACATGCGCGCCAGAGTCAGAGAAGGTTACCACCGCACGCGGGTGCTTCATCATTTCTAACGCATACTCTTCATTCTCATTGACCAGTGGTTGAATGAAGAACTGCTTCATCCCTTTTTCCAGTGACAAATCGATAAACAGTTCCACTGGATCTTTGTTCTGCTCGGCAGCAATCTCGGCCAGCGAGCGAAACGGAGGCGTCGCCTTTTCCATCACGAACAACCATTTGAAATTGGCTTTGCGCGGCTCGGTCCCCACCCGCATTTTTGAGTCCTGTGGAGTTTCATACGCGGCTGCGATCAATTGCCGACGGACATCAGGATCACGCAGTTTGGCTTCTTGTTCAGCCAATGGCAGTTTGCGAATGTCACGCCACACCGGTAGTTTGTCGAATGGCGTCGTGCTCTGGAATGACAGCACCACGTTGATCGAGCGGCTATGCACCTGGGCAAACATGCGACCACCGGAAGCAACAGTATCATCAATCGTTGCCAGATATTGCCGCCACAGGTCTGGCGCCATGCGACGATGAAAGACACCAAAGGTGATAGGTACACCAGTGTCTACAGCCAGGGCTTTCAAGCGACCAAGATAATCTTCTCGTAGCTCTGGGTTAATGTCGGTATCTTCTCCAGCGATTTCAAAGATCCCAGCGCCGAGATCTCCCATCACACCGACTAACTGCCGTACTTCATCCCAGGTCGCCAAGCGACTCGCCACCGGCTGTCCATCTGGTGTCTGATGGTTACGGGTACGCGAGGTCGTGAAACCCATCGCTCCAGCGCGAATAGAGTTCTCAACCTCGCGCTTCATCGCTGCGAGGTCGTCAGGTGTCGCCGCATCGGTAAATGCCCGCTGCCCCATAACGTAGGTACGCAGGGCTGAGTGTCCAATGTAGGCCGAGTAGTTAATGCCTTTCGGTAAGCGGTCCACTGCATCGAGGTATTCTGGATAGGTCGTCCAGCTCCATTTGATGCCGGCTTCCATCGCTTCAGGGGAAATATCTTCCGCCCGTTCGAGGTTACGCATCACTAGCAGTTTGTCTTTTTCACTACATGGCGCCAGCGAGAAGCCACAGTTCCCCATCACCACGCTGGTAATACCATGCCAGCAGGAGCAGGTGCCCAATGGATCCCAAAACACCTGCGCATCCATGTGGGTGTGACCGTCAACAAAACCCGGCGTCACCACATGGCCGTCGGCGTCAATCACTTCTTTCGCTGATTCACGAATTTTACCGATCTTGGCGATCTTGCCTTGGGTAATGCCCACGTCCGCGCGAAAACGCGGCATCCCTGACCCGTCGATCACTGTCCCGTTACGAATAATAAGATCGTATTGCATGAGCCCTCCTTTATTATTCCCCATTACTTTGCGGACTTTTATCTACGCTCATGGTCCGTATCCTAGCGCTACAATGCCTCTCGTGGCAATGGACCAGGGCTTCCGGAAACTCCCTTGATCAATGGCTCCAGGTTCGCTATGGGCAACGAGGTCGG
It includes:
- a CDS encoding DUF433 domain-containing protein, which translates into the protein MDHTDFTYTAPLEYGTDGTIRIHGSRVTLDSIIHAFQQGATAEQIQDSFPSVNLQAVYGAIAYYLEQREKIDAYLRVQEQAAHSLRQDVESRPEVSTFRERIRARRTQKQSH
- a CDS encoding LLM class flavin-dependent oxidoreductase, whose translation is MKFGVFLPNGSNGYIMSKAIPPYLPTWELNKAVTIEAERQGLDFVLSMMKFRGFGGETGYWDACMESFSLMSALASVTNRIGLIPTVTILALHPAYVARMMSTLDDISDGRAALNIVSGWNKPEYEQMGLWRGDEYYLQRYEYALDYVQILRALWKDGRVTHQSRFFDLADCSCLPTPAHEIPIVSAGQSSAGRKFVAQIGGYSFAMAAPERVRGLAADLHQQATQYKTRVGTFALLHLVADETDDLAWQKAKTIAAQGDVAAIQNMVKSATLDSVKDGTTEQLRESASADAGLLAGDIEVANMAFMGFPALVGSYEAVARKIDAIATDPNIEGLLFSWPEWVSGIRTFGERIIPLLECRRGWDSETMGGLRGTGKTGIKGG
- a CDS encoding amidohydrolase family protein → MGNNKGGLMQYDLIIRNGTVIDGSGMPRFRADVGITQGKIAKIGKIRESAKEVIDADGHVVTPGFVDGHTHMDAQVFWDPLGTCSCWHGITSVVMGNCGFSLAPCSEKDKLLVMRNLERAEDISPEAMEAGIKWSWTTYPEYLDAVDRLPKGINYSAYIGHSALRTYVMGQRAFTDAATPDDLAAMKREVENSIRAGAMGFTTSRTRNHQTPDGQPVASRLATWDEVRQLVGVMGDLGAGIFEIAGEDTDINPELREDYLGRLKALAVDTGVPITFGVFHRRMAPDLWRQYLATIDDTVASGGRMFAQVHSRSINVVLSFQSTTPFDKLPVWRDIRKLPLAEQEAKLRDPDVRRQLIAAAYETPQDSKMRVGTEPRKANFKWLFVMEKATPPFRSLAEIAAEQNKDPVELFIDLSLEKGMKQFFIQPLVNENEEYALEMMKHPRAVVTFSDSGAHVSQIMDSSLQTHLLSYWVRQKQALTLEEAVRMLSFVPASQWGLSGRGLLREGWNADVIVFNPDTVAPMMPELVFDLPAGARRLKQKAAGFLATVVNGQVVLRNNEHTGALPGKLLRGPLARGM
- a CDS encoding LLM class flavin-dependent oxidoreductase gives rise to the protein MKAMYFFLPTLPATIEERRSQRPIAMQPERWQRMIDEVVQVSQLAEEVGFDAVCFPEHHLHSEGIEIGSLPVLTQHVIHNTKRIKVGPIGYVLPGWNPLRLALEIAWLDQLTKGRTFVGFARGYQTRWLNQMAQLIHVGATASDKSEGDRVNREAFEEVYRFLKLAWGDEPFRFKGKYYEYPYPQEGTPWAAHEWTREYGFPGEVDDQGRIQKINVVPKPYQRPHPPLFQAFSISEETVRWCAREGITPTILISQPPQVRKLVEAYHEEATKAGRTVKLGESVGVLRAMYFAENKEKARALAEQGICGVAFRKFFYHFGFFEAWREPADEAKWPSGKMMLPPEECSIQRMERADFTYLGSVDDVRRSMDAMVENVHPEWLVWQGDQGFLPLDEVKRQVETFGKHVLPRYR
- a CDS encoding cupin domain-containing protein codes for the protein MSETKPNWREHGVRIVHSDQLDLNTPQTPGMTRAAAITHATAGTKKLWAGTVKIEPNVKTGAHHHGELESMIYVVSGKARMRWGEKLEFYAEAGPGDFIYVPPYVPHQEINASPEQPLSCVLVRSDQEPVVINLDIPVVEEPVEVTGRDAFHQKPN
- a CDS encoding LLM class flavin-dependent oxidoreductase; its protein translation is MKVGMTLQLTSFNNKPDSETYRDELAIADMAEGLNFDSVWTLDHHFTGYVMSPDPCSLLMYVAGRTKRIQLGTAVIVLPWHDPVEVAEKIALLDTVSGGRTIFGFGRGAASIEYAGFRIPMEEARERFVESAMIIRKGLTQESFSFDGKYYKVPEIQIRPRAISHPEKRFYASTISPESAEIMAKMGFGVLIVAQRSWEDTATDYRRYCDAAQANGHTPRPPIGLFNVLVADDAHEAEDLGATHLGAMFDSIDRHYKFSDGHLSGVKGYEFYAKLAKTYTKLSVDEQAKVKAIEFYRSLHAAGTPAQVLEKFRYIHHTVPLEHAIGTFAFGGLPYAKLERSFKLFAEKVLPVLQNDPAFKLPKEQARYAEMHAQA
- a CDS encoding glutathione S-transferase family protein; the encoded protein is MIDLHYWPTPNGKKVTILLEECGMPYNVVQCNIGRGDQFTDEFLKICPNNRMPALVDHKPLGGGAPITIFESAAIMMYIAEKAGKFYPQDVRSRYDVNQWVIWQMANQGPKSGECGHFRRLGESQGDQSYAVRRFTDEVNRIFGVLNNQLYRNRYLIGDTYTIADMICYPWAVLWKAQGQDIEEFKYTKRWLDELSERPAVQKGMAVGNEWQMDMTKLPKEEQERLRKLLYNQRARPVPA